A region of Amblyraja radiata isolate CabotCenter1 chromosome 22, sAmbRad1.1.pri, whole genome shotgun sequence DNA encodes the following proteins:
- the LOC116985554 gene encoding small ubiquitin-related modifier 3-like, with protein sequence MAEDKAKGENVKSEGNDQRNDHINLKVAGQDGSVVQFKIKKQTPLSKLMKAYCERQGLQIRQIRFRFDGQPINETDTPAMLEMEDEDTIDVFQQQTGGIC encoded by the exons ATGGCGGAGGATAAAGCCAAGGGG GAAAATGTGAAAAGCGAAGGAAATGACCAGAGGAATGATCATATTAACCTGAAAGTGGCTGGACAAGATGGGTCAGTTGTACAGTTCAAGATAAAGAAGCAAACGCCATTGAGTAAGCTGATGAAAGCATACTGTGAGCGACAG GGCTTGCAGATCAGACAGATCAGGTTTCGATTTGACGGGCAGCCGATAAATGAAACTGATACACCGGCTATG TTGGAAATGGAAGATGAAGACACCATTGACGTATTCCAACAGCAGACGGGAGGAATCTGCTAA